In one window of Tumebacillus algifaecis DNA:
- the nadB gene encoding L-aspartate oxidase: MFSRFLVNFKAEDVATHDTDVVVIGTGIAGMYTALKISEYANVIILCKKGLTESNTNRAQGGIAAAIAEGDSPDLHREDTMMAGAGLNDLAAVEVLANEGPDLVNDLIRLGTQFDTENDEDGEHLALTREGAHSRRRILHANGDATGAEIVRALAVQVRNNKRIQVIEGAFAIDLITAENGSCKGVLYQKSGKLHYIRSQATVLATGGAGNMYRYTSNPSVTTADGFAMAYRAGAQLQDLEFIQFHPTTLNYPGAPRFLISEALRGEGAVLRNIAGERFMPAYHELAELAPRDIVARAIVSEIEKTKATFIYLDITHQPDELIKSRFPTIYEFCLQYGLDLTTDWIPVAPAAHYVMGGVKTDLNGETNVRRLFACGEVSCTGVHGANRLASNSLSEAIVFGKRIAERIEEFLQTDTGDLIALPQTERVMQSPIEKIDNRRLHLQKVMVRHVGVKRTRDSLERALSELGRYVPMLSQTYSKKGDWEFINLLTAALLTTQAALLREESRGGHYRNDFPKAKDSWLKHTIFQRDVGVIEERC; the protein is encoded by the coding sequence ATGTTCTCACGATTCCTTGTAAACTTTAAGGCGGAAGACGTAGCTACTCATGACACGGATGTCGTCGTGATCGGCACGGGCATCGCCGGCATGTATACGGCGCTAAAGATCAGCGAATATGCAAACGTCATCATCCTTTGTAAAAAAGGTCTCACCGAGAGCAATACCAACCGGGCACAAGGGGGAATCGCCGCGGCCATCGCCGAAGGCGATTCCCCTGACTTGCATCGAGAAGATACGATGATGGCCGGGGCCGGTCTCAATGACCTCGCCGCCGTCGAAGTTCTCGCCAACGAAGGTCCGGATCTCGTAAACGACCTGATCCGTCTCGGCACACAATTCGATACGGAAAACGATGAAGACGGTGAGCATCTCGCGCTCACCCGCGAAGGCGCACACAGCAGACGCCGCATCCTGCACGCCAACGGCGATGCGACAGGTGCTGAGATCGTCCGCGCGCTTGCTGTGCAAGTGCGCAACAACAAGCGCATCCAAGTGATTGAAGGCGCATTCGCCATCGACCTGATCACAGCTGAGAACGGGTCGTGCAAAGGCGTGCTCTACCAAAAGTCGGGCAAACTGCACTACATAAGATCCCAAGCCACCGTGCTTGCCACAGGCGGTGCAGGCAACATGTATCGCTACACATCCAACCCTTCTGTCACCACTGCAGACGGTTTTGCCATGGCATACCGAGCGGGTGCACAGCTGCAGGACTTGGAGTTCATCCAGTTCCACCCGACGACTTTGAATTATCCGGGCGCCCCGCGCTTTCTGATCTCCGAAGCACTGCGCGGAGAAGGGGCGGTGCTACGCAACATCGCAGGCGAGCGTTTCATGCCCGCTTATCATGAGCTGGCCGAACTGGCCCCGCGCGATATCGTGGCCCGGGCCATCGTCTCGGAGATCGAGAAAACAAAAGCGACGTTCATCTACCTTGACATCACGCATCAGCCTGACGAATTGATCAAGTCGCGTTTTCCGACGATCTATGAGTTCTGTCTGCAATACGGTCTCGACCTGACCACCGATTGGATTCCGGTCGCGCCAGCCGCGCATTACGTGATGGGCGGTGTAAAGACCGATCTCAATGGCGAAACGAATGTCAGAAGGCTGTTTGCCTGCGGTGAAGTGTCCTGCACGGGGGTGCACGGCGCCAACCGCCTCGCTTCCAACTCGCTGTCCGAAGCGATCGTCTTTGGCAAACGCATCGCCGAACGCATCGAAGAGTTCTTACAGACTGACACGGGCGACTTGATCGCGCTGCCACAAACGGAGCGGGTCATGCAAAGCCCGATTGAGAAAATTGACAACCGCCGCCTCCATCTGCAAAAAGTGATGGTGCGCCACGTCGGCGTCAAGCGCACCCGCGATTCCTTGGAGCGGGCCTTGTCCGAACTGGGCAGATATGTCCCGATGCTCTCTCAAACCTATAGCAAAAAAGGGGACTGGGAGTTTATCAACCTGCTGACGGCGGCCCTTTTGACGACGCAAGCTGCTCTGCTGCGCGAAGAGAGTCGCGGCGGTCATTACCGCAATGATTTTCCGAAAGCAAAAGACTCCTGGCTGAAACACACCATCTTCCAACGGGATGTGGGTGTAATCGAAGAGAGGTGCTAA
- a CDS encoding N-acetyldiaminopimelate deacetylase translates to MSTYAEIRRALHRIPEPGFQEFKTQAFLLDYLQKLPAERLDIKTWRTGILVKVKGTNPKRRIGYRADMDGLPITEETSYAFRSEHEGYMHACGHDVHMTIGLGVLTHFVNHQVADDLIFLFQPAEEGPGGAQPMLESDEFQAWKPDMIFALHIAPEYPVGTIALRPGILFANTSELFIDLKGKGGHAAFPHTANDMVVAAAHLTTQLQSIVARNVNPLDSAVVTIGKITGGTRQNIIAESARLEGTIRTMSLDSMKQVKSRIEALVAGIEAGFECEAQIDYGSNYCQVFNDEALTLEFMNWVRDTGAVNLIECPPAMTGEDFGYFLEAIPGFLFWLGADTPYGLHHAKLEPSEQAIDVAIGLLSKYLTWKSEQA, encoded by the coding sequence ATGAGCACCTACGCCGAGATTCGCAGAGCTTTGCACCGCATCCCGGAACCGGGCTTTCAGGAGTTCAAAACACAGGCTTTCCTGCTCGACTATCTGCAAAAGCTGCCTGCAGAACGTCTCGATATCAAAACGTGGCGCACAGGCATCTTGGTGAAGGTCAAGGGCACCAATCCTAAGCGCCGTATCGGCTATCGTGCCGACATGGACGGCTTGCCGATCACCGAGGAGACGAGCTATGCGTTTCGTTCGGAGCATGAAGGCTACATGCATGCCTGTGGGCATGATGTGCACATGACGATCGGGCTTGGGGTGTTGACCCACTTTGTCAATCATCAGGTGGCAGATGATCTGATCTTCCTGTTTCAACCGGCCGAAGAGGGGCCGGGCGGTGCTCAGCCGATGCTTGAAAGCGACGAGTTTCAGGCTTGGAAGCCGGACATGATCTTCGCTTTGCACATCGCACCGGAATATCCGGTGGGCACGATCGCCTTGCGCCCAGGCATCCTGTTTGCGAACACGTCGGAGCTGTTCATCGACCTCAAAGGCAAAGGCGGCCATGCGGCCTTCCCGCACACCGCTAATGATATGGTGGTCGCGGCGGCGCATCTGACCACGCAATTGCAAAGCATCGTCGCTCGCAACGTCAATCCGCTCGACTCGGCGGTGGTGACGATCGGCAAGATCACCGGAGGGACTCGCCAGAACATCATCGCCGAATCGGCGCGTCTGGAAGGCACGATCCGCACGATGTCGCTCGATTCGATGAAACAAGTAAAAAGCCGCATCGAAGCGCTGGTCGCAGGCATCGAAGCGGGCTTCGAGTGCGAGGCGCAGATCGACTACGGCTCCAATTACTGCCAAGTGTTCAACGATGAAGCGTTGACGCTCGAGTTTATGAACTGGGTGCGCGACACGGGAGCGGTCAATCTGATCGAATGCCCGCCCGCGATGACAGGCGAAGACTTTGGCTATTTTCTCGAAGCGATCCCGGGCTTTCTTTTCTGGCTCGGAGCTGACACACCGTATGGTTTGCACCACGCCAAACTCGAACCGAGCGAGCAGGCGATCGATGTCGCGATCGGATTGCTGAGCAAGTATCTGACTTGGAAATCAGAGCAGGCATAA
- the nadA gene encoding quinolinate synthase NadA, with product MATIQAVPNREQLDQYKERLLQLKKERNAIILAHYYMRAEVQEVADYIGDSFGLAQKAKDTDADVILFCGVHFMAESAKILNPNKIVLMPDERSGCPMADMVTGEGLRKLKAEHPNATVVAYVNTSAEVKAETDICCTSSNALKVINSVESDEIIWVPDKNLGHYVSQFTDKKMIIWQGYCNTHDLLTPEEVLALKAEYPDAPIVVHPECRPEVVALGDYVGSTTGILKYCRESDFKNYIVATEEGVRYMLEKESPEKTFHFASRYMVCPNMKVHNVKKMVRALETMQPQIEVDPEVAEKARRSLDRMLEIVPK from the coding sequence ATGGCAACCATCCAAGCTGTACCGAATCGTGAACAGCTCGACCAATACAAAGAACGCTTACTTCAACTGAAAAAAGAGCGCAACGCGATCATCCTCGCCCATTACTATATGCGTGCGGAGGTGCAAGAAGTTGCAGATTACATCGGTGACTCCTTCGGCCTCGCACAAAAGGCAAAAGACACCGACGCAGATGTGATTCTCTTTTGCGGCGTTCACTTTATGGCTGAAAGTGCAAAAATTCTCAATCCAAATAAAATCGTGCTCATGCCGGACGAACGCTCTGGCTGCCCGATGGCCGATATGGTCACCGGCGAAGGTCTGCGCAAACTGAAAGCGGAGCATCCGAACGCGACGGTCGTGGCCTATGTTAACACGTCGGCAGAAGTGAAGGCCGAAACGGACATCTGCTGCACGTCCTCCAACGCATTGAAAGTGATCAACTCGGTCGAATCGGATGAGATCATCTGGGTGCCCGACAAAAACCTCGGTCACTACGTCTCTCAGTTCACCGACAAGAAAATGATCATCTGGCAAGGCTACTGCAACACGCACGACCTGCTCACACCCGAAGAGGTGTTGGCGCTCAAAGCAGAATACCCGGATGCACCGATCGTCGTTCACCCGGAGTGCCGTCCTGAAGTTGTCGCGCTGGGCGACTACGTAGGCTCCACCACCGGCATTCTCAAATACTGCCGCGAGTCGGACTTCAAAAACTACATCGTCGCGACAGAAGAAGGCGTTCGTTACATGCTGGAGAAGGAATCTCCGGAGAAGACGTTCCACTTCGCTTCTCGTTACATGGTCTGCCCGAACATGAAAGTTCATAACGTCAAAAAAATGGTTCGCGCACTGGAAACGATGCAGCCGCAGATCGAAGTCGATCCGGAAGTTGCAGAAAAGGCGCGCCGCTCTCTTGACCGCATGCTTGAAATCGTCCCGAAGTAG
- the def gene encoding peptide deformylase, which translates to MAVRNVVLDPNPVLRATAVSVTQFDEELFTLLDDMADTMYQYNGIGLAAPQVGISQRVIVVDYGDEFGGLIEMINPVITEKSGSVVDVEGCLSIPGLRGNVERFEKLTISYQKRDGKTYQLMPEGYFARIFQHEIDHLDGILYTDHALDTYSIVESDVEEVE; encoded by the coding sequence GTGGCAGTAAGAAATGTTGTGCTCGATCCCAATCCGGTACTGCGAGCGACCGCAGTTTCCGTGACCCAGTTTGACGAAGAGCTGTTCACACTGCTCGACGACATGGCCGACACGATGTACCAATACAACGGTATCGGCCTCGCCGCGCCACAGGTCGGCATCTCCCAGCGTGTGATCGTCGTCGATTACGGTGACGAATTTGGCGGTCTGATCGAGATGATCAACCCAGTGATCACGGAAAAATCGGGCTCGGTCGTCGATGTCGAAGGCTGCCTGTCCATCCCTGGACTGCGCGGCAACGTCGAGCGCTTTGAGAAGCTGACCATCAGTTATCAAAAGCGCGACGGAAAGACGTATCAACTGATGCCGGAGGGTTACTTCGCTCGAATCTTCCAGCATGAGATCGACCATCTCGACGGCATTCTCTACACGGACCACGCCCTCGACACCTATTCGATCGTCGAGAGCGATGTAGAAGAAGTCGAATAG
- a CDS encoding ankyrin repeat domain-containing protein → MNSQAFLQACASGDLEAIKSMIASDRELLQLRSTSGQSPVLAAVYHGKPQVAALLVEQGIELDVFEAAALGEEARVRELVAGAVELANAYGNDGFTPLGLAAFLGHLAVVEFLLAKGAEVNAASKNDFSVMPLHSAVANAHLAIAERLLQHGAAVNAKQESGFTPLHEAALQGNLEMIELLLAHGADVHLQKEDGETPLQTALSKNQTQAAERLRA, encoded by the coding sequence TTGAACAGTCAGGCGTTTTTACAAGCATGTGCATCGGGTGATCTGGAGGCGATCAAGTCGATGATCGCATCGGATCGGGAGCTGTTGCAACTGCGTAGCACGAGCGGACAGTCGCCCGTGTTGGCCGCTGTGTATCATGGGAAGCCACAAGTGGCCGCTCTGCTGGTGGAGCAAGGCATCGAACTTGATGTGTTTGAAGCGGCAGCGCTTGGTGAGGAGGCGCGTGTGCGCGAGTTGGTGGCAGGTGCGGTTGAACTGGCCAACGCGTATGGCAACGATGGCTTTACACCGCTCGGACTTGCCGCCTTCTTAGGTCATCTGGCAGTCGTGGAATTCCTGTTGGCGAAGGGAGCGGAAGTCAACGCCGCTTCGAAAAATGATTTTTCGGTCATGCCGCTCCACTCGGCAGTGGCCAACGCTCACCTCGCGATCGCTGAGCGCTTGCTCCAGCATGGCGCAGCTGTTAATGCCAAGCAAGAGAGCGGCTTCACCCCACTGCATGAGGCCGCACTGCAAGGCAATCTGGAGATGATCGAGCTGTTGCTCGCACACGGCGCCGACGTTCATCTGCAAAAAGAGGACGGCGAAACACCGCTGCAGACGGCGCTGAGCAAAAATCAAACACAGGCGGCCGAACGACTGCGGGCGTGA
- the fsa gene encoding fructose-6-phosphate aldolase: MKFFLDTANVAEIKNAAELGVIAGVTTNPSLVAKEGGDFTAMLKEIVEIVDGPISAEVISLDAAGMVEEGVKLAALHENIVIKVPMTLEGLKAVHAFSKQGIKTNVTLIFSANQALLAARAGATFVSPFLGRLDDISMEGMGLIRDIAEIFDIHNIDTEIIAASIRHPMHVHQAALSGAHIGTLPLKVLESLVKHPLTDQGIERFLADWNKTMK, translated from the coding sequence GTGAAATTTTTCCTTGATACTGCGAACGTAGCAGAAATCAAAAACGCCGCCGAGCTTGGCGTGATCGCAGGCGTTACCACCAACCCGTCGCTTGTGGCGAAAGAAGGTGGCGATTTTACTGCGATGCTCAAAGAGATCGTCGAGATCGTCGATGGCCCAATTTCGGCCGAAGTGATTTCGCTCGACGCGGCAGGAATGGTCGAAGAAGGCGTGAAATTGGCCGCTTTGCATGAAAACATCGTGATCAAAGTGCCGATGACGCTCGAAGGCTTGAAAGCTGTACACGCGTTCTCCAAGCAGGGGATCAAGACCAACGTCACTTTGATCTTCTCGGCGAACCAAGCGCTGTTGGCAGCAAGAGCGGGCGCGACGTTCGTGTCGCCGTTCCTCGGCCGTCTCGATGACATCTCGATGGAGGGGATGGGGCTGATCCGCGACATCGCGGAAATCTTCGACATCCACAACATCGACACTGAGATCATCGCAGCGTCGATCCGCCACCCGATGCATGTTCATCAGGCGGCGCTGTCTGGCGCGCACATCGGCACCTTGCCGCTCAAAGTGTTGGAGTCGCTGGTCAAGCATCCGCTGACCGATCAAGGGATCGAGCGCTTCTTGGCCGACTGGAACAAAACGATGAAATGA
- the kal gene encoding 3-aminobutyryl-CoA ammonia lyase, which produces MMEHTSMIRLRMSSHDAHYGGDLVDGARMLGLFGDVATELLIQLDGDEGLFVAYDCVEFKAPVYAGDYIEAHGKITKIGNTSRQMEFHAYKVIQAKVDPENPSAADVLAEPILVCYARGTCVTPKDKQRLGG; this is translated from the coding sequence ATGATGGAACATACATCGATGATTCGCCTGCGCATGAGCTCACACGATGCGCATTATGGCGGCGACCTTGTGGACGGAGCGCGGATGCTCGGTCTATTTGGTGATGTGGCGACCGAGCTGCTCATCCAATTGGACGGAGACGAAGGGCTTTTTGTCGCCTATGATTGTGTAGAATTTAAAGCGCCGGTATATGCCGGAGATTATATTGAAGCGCACGGCAAGATCACCAAGATCGGCAACACGTCGCGCCAGATGGAATTTCATGCTTATAAGGTGATCCAAGCGAAGGTTGACCCAGAGAACCCATCGGCTGCCGATGTGCTGGCCGAACCGATTCTGGTCTGCTATGCGCGCGGCACTTGTGTCACACCGAAAGACAAGCAGCGTCTGGGAGGTTGA
- a CDS encoding type III pantothenate kinase: MILVLDVGNTNITLGVYKGKELLYHWRIATIRERTEDELGILVKSLLADKGISVGEINGIAISSVVPPLMFALERMSVNYFGHKPIVIGPGVKTGLNIKYENPREVGADRIVNAVAAIEKYGYPLIIVDFGTATTFCVINEQGDYMGGVVAPGINISTEALFRHAAKLPRIEITRPQSVVGRNTVTSMQSGVLYGFTGQVDGIVSRIKKEFNLPFKVIATGGLARMITAESFEIEIQDDNLTLDGLRLIWDRNQ; this comes from the coding sequence ATGATACTCGTTTTAGATGTAGGGAATACGAATATTACGCTCGGCGTATACAAAGGAAAAGAACTGCTCTACCATTGGCGCATCGCGACCATCCGCGAACGCACCGAAGATGAATTGGGGATTCTCGTCAAAAGCCTGCTCGCCGACAAAGGCATCTCCGTGGGCGAGATCAACGGCATCGCGATCTCCTCGGTCGTGCCGCCGCTGATGTTTGCGCTGGAGCGCATGTCGGTCAACTATTTCGGCCACAAGCCGATCGTCATCGGCCCAGGCGTGAAGACGGGACTGAACATCAAGTACGAAAATCCGCGTGAAGTCGGCGCTGACCGCATCGTCAACGCCGTCGCTGCGATCGAAAAATACGGCTACCCGCTGATCATCGTCGATTTTGGTACCGCGACGACCTTTTGCGTGATCAACGAGCAAGGCGACTACATGGGTGGCGTAGTGGCACCTGGCATCAACATCTCGACAGAAGCGCTGTTCCGCCATGCGGCGAAACTGCCGCGCATCGAGATCACCCGTCCGCAGAGCGTCGTGGGACGCAACACGGTGACCTCGATGCAATCGGGTGTCCTCTATGGATTTACGGGACAGGTTGATGGCATCGTGTCGCGGATCAAAAAGGAATTCAACCTGCCGTTCAAAGTGATCGCAACGGGTGGCTTGGCGCGTATGATCACAGCCGAGTCATTCGAAATCGAGATTCAGGACGACAATTTGACACTAGACGGTTTGCGGCTCATCTGGGACCGCAACCAGTAA
- the kce gene encoding 3-keto-5-aminohexanoate cleavage enzyme has protein sequence MEKLIITCALTGAEVTREHNPNLPITPDEIAASAYECWKAGAAIVHVHARNADGSPTQDKEIYRQIIEKTRELCDVIVQVSTGGAVWMTPEERLQPVTLKPEMATLTVGTVNFGDDVFMNTPQNIELFAQAMQEHGVRPEFEVFEVGMITNAMKLVKKGLATAPLHFDFVMGVPGAIAGTPENLMHLIKQLPEGASWSVAGVGRSQLPLSTMAILLGGHVRVGFEDNIYYKKGVLADSNAQFVERVVRLANELGREVATPDEARKMLGLPL, from the coding sequence ATGGAAAAGTTGATTATCACCTGTGCGCTGACCGGCGCGGAAGTCACGCGTGAACACAACCCCAACCTGCCGATCACGCCCGATGAGATTGCGGCCAGCGCCTATGAGTGCTGGAAGGCGGGGGCGGCGATCGTGCATGTGCATGCCCGAAACGCGGACGGCAGCCCGACGCAGGACAAGGAGATCTACCGTCAGATCATCGAAAAGACTCGTGAGCTGTGCGACGTGATCGTTCAGGTCTCCACAGGCGGTGCGGTCTGGATGACCCCGGAGGAACGTCTACAACCGGTTACGCTCAAGCCTGAGATGGCGACGCTGACGGTCGGCACCGTCAATTTTGGCGACGATGTGTTCATGAATACGCCGCAAAACATCGAGCTGTTTGCCCAAGCGATGCAAGAGCACGGTGTGCGTCCCGAATTTGAAGTTTTCGAGGTGGGCATGATAACAAATGCCATGAAACTGGTCAAAAAAGGGTTGGCAACCGCTCCTTTGCATTTTGACTTTGTGATGGGAGTGCCCGGTGCCATCGCAGGGACGCCGGAGAACCTGATGCACCTGATCAAGCAGTTGCCAGAAGGTGCTTCCTGGTCGGTGGCGGGAGTGGGACGCAGCCAACTGCCGCTTTCCACGATGGCCATTCTGCTCGGCGGCCACGTCCGAGTTGGGTTTGAAGATAACATCTACTACAAAAAAGGCGTACTGGCAGACAGCAACGCACAGTTTGTGGAGCGCGTCGTCCGCTTGGCGAATGAACTCGGCCGCGAAGTGGCAACACCCGACGAAGCAAGAAAAATGTTGGGACTCCCTCTGTAA
- the nadC gene encoding carboxylating nicotinate-nucleotide diphosphorylase has product MLLDERVIERAVRAALEEDIGSGDITTNSIVSRDKAGHGTLLAKEPGVIAGLDVAEVAFKLVDPTLEIKRLVADGDAVAKGTPLMEVFGSARSILIAERVALNFLQRMSGIATRTSKFVELVRYYNAKIVDTRKTTPGLRALEKYAVVIGGGRNHRFGLFDAVLIKDNHIEIAGGVKQAIMAARHQIPHTMRVEVEVESLEQIDEALEVKADIIMLDNMTFETMREAVEKIAGRALIEASGGVTEETIVDIAKTGVDYISIGALTHSIKSLDISLDILAK; this is encoded by the coding sequence ATGCTGCTAGATGAGCGTGTAATTGAACGAGCGGTGCGTGCCGCTCTTGAAGAAGATATCGGTTCTGGTGACATCACGACCAACTCGATCGTTTCCAGAGACAAAGCGGGCCACGGCACCCTGCTTGCCAAAGAGCCTGGCGTCATCGCCGGGCTTGATGTGGCAGAGGTCGCCTTCAAACTGGTCGATCCGACCCTGGAGATCAAACGGCTCGTCGCAGATGGTGATGCGGTGGCCAAAGGCACTCCGCTGATGGAAGTGTTCGGCTCCGCGCGCTCGATTCTGATCGCTGAGCGCGTCGCGCTCAACTTCCTGCAACGCATGTCGGGGATTGCTACCCGCACTTCTAAGTTTGTCGAGTTGGTGCGCTACTACAACGCGAAGATCGTCGATACCCGCAAAACCACACCGGGCCTGCGCGCCTTGGAAAAATATGCGGTCGTCATCGGCGGTGGCCGCAACCATCGCTTCGGTCTGTTCGATGCTGTGCTGATCAAAGATAACCACATCGAGATCGCAGGTGGCGTCAAACAGGCAATCATGGCAGCCCGCCACCAGATCCCGCACACGATGCGCGTCGAAGTGGAAGTGGAGTCCTTGGAGCAGATCGATGAAGCGCTCGAAGTGAAAGCGGACATCATCATGTTGGACAACATGACGTTCGAAACGATGCGCGAAGCGGTCGAAAAGATCGCCGGACGCGCATTGATCGAAGCGTCTGGCGGCGTGACCGAAGAGACGATCGTCGATATCGCCAAGACCGGTGTCGATTACATTTCGATCGGCGCCTTGACCCATTCGATCAAGTCGCTCGACATCTCGCTTGATATCCTCGCGAAATAA
- the dapD gene encoding 2,3,4,5-tetrahydropyridine-2,6-dicarboxylate N-acetyltransferase yields the protein MEMMDAKQIIEYIGKSEKKTPVKVHIKGELDAIEFGASIKTFFTGNVGVLFGDWKDVEPVLTAHADKIEDYVVEHDRRNSAIPLLDMKNIKARIEPGAIIRDQVTIGDNAIIMFGASINIGAVIGEGTMIDMNAVVGGRGTIGKNCHIGAGAVVAGVIEPPSANPVVIEDDVLVGANAVILEGVRIGKGSVVAAGAVVTQDVPEGVVVAGAPARIIKDIDAKTKSKTEIMQELRQL from the coding sequence TTGGAAATGATGGATGCGAAACAGATTATTGAGTATATCGGCAAAAGCGAAAAGAAAACCCCGGTTAAAGTACATATCAAAGGTGAGCTCGACGCGATCGAGTTTGGCGCGAGCATCAAGACGTTCTTCACCGGCAACGTGGGCGTGCTCTTTGGCGACTGGAAAGACGTGGAGCCGGTACTGACCGCCCATGCGGACAAAATCGAAGACTACGTGGTGGAGCACGACCGTCGCAATTCGGCGATTCCGCTGCTCGATATGAAAAACATCAAGGCGCGCATTGAGCCTGGCGCGATCATTCGCGACCAAGTGACGATCGGTGACAACGCGATCATCATGTTCGGCGCTTCGATCAACATCGGTGCGGTGATCGGGGAAGGCACGATGATCGACATGAACGCGGTCGTCGGTGGTCGTGGCACGATCGGCAAGAACTGCCACATCGGTGCGGGCGCGGTGGTTGCTGGCGTGATTGAGCCGCCGTCTGCCAACCCGGTCGTCATCGAAGACGATGTGCTGGTAGGTGCGAACGCTGTCATCCTCGAAGGGGTGCGCATCGGCAAAGGATCGGTTGTCGCAGCGGGCGCAGTCGTCACGCAAGACGTACCGGAAGGCGTCGTGGTGGCAGGTGCTCCGGCGCGGATCATCAAAGACATCGATGCGAAGACCAAGTCGAAAACGGAAATCATGCAGGAGTTGCGCCAACTGTAA
- the fba gene encoding class II fructose-1,6-bisphosphate aldolase — protein sequence MAFASFKEVLLDGYKNGYAVGQFNMNNLEFTQAIIEAANEEKSPVIFGVSEGAIKYMGLDYTVAMARVAMESSKVPVILHLDHGPNRDLVMKCIKAGFSSIMIDASHYPLEENIRLSREIVDLCHSVGIEVEGELGRIGGTEDDLTVDERDATLAVPAEALRLVQESGIDALAPAIGSAHGPYKGTPELAFDRLKEIRDLLPGTPLVLHGGSGIPDADIRQAISLGVSKINVNTENQLAMTHVIREVLGKDANVYDPRKYMKPARDAIKEVVKEKMRLFGSSGRA from the coding sequence ATGGCATTTGCATCGTTTAAAGAAGTGTTGCTCGACGGCTATAAGAACGGCTATGCGGTTGGTCAGTTTAACATGAACAACCTGGAGTTCACCCAAGCGATCATCGAAGCGGCAAACGAAGAAAAGTCCCCGGTCATCTTCGGCGTGTCCGAAGGCGCGATCAAGTACATGGGTCTCGATTACACCGTGGCGATGGCGCGTGTGGCGATGGAATCGTCAAAAGTTCCGGTCATCCTGCACCTTGACCACGGCCCGAACCGCGACCTCGTCATGAAGTGCATCAAAGCGGGCTTCTCCTCGATCATGATCGACGCGTCGCACTATCCGCTGGAGGAGAACATCCGCCTCTCCCGCGAGATCGTGGACCTTTGCCATTCGGTCGGCATCGAAGTGGAAGGCGAACTGGGCCGCATCGGCGGCACTGAAGACGATCTGACAGTCGATGAGCGCGATGCGACCCTCGCCGTTCCGGCAGAAGCGCTGCGCCTCGTGCAAGAGTCGGGCATCGACGCACTTGCCCCGGCGATCGGTTCTGCACACGGCCCGTACAAAGGCACGCCAGAGCTGGCTTTTGACCGTCTGAAAGAGATTCGTGACCTGCTGCCGGGCACGCCGCTCGTGTTGCACGGAGGTTCTGGGATCCCGGATGCAGACATCAGGCAAGCGATCTCGCTTGGCGTTTCGAAGATCAACGTCAACACCGAGAACCAACTGGCGATGACGCATGTCATCCGCGAAGTGCTGGGCAAAGACGCAAATGTCTACGACCCGCGCAAATATATGAAACCAGCCCGTGACGCGATCAAAGAGGTCGTCAAGGAAAAAATGCGTCTGTTCGGCTCGTCCGGTCGCGCATAA
- a CDS encoding response regulator — protein sequence MGSKDQKVLIVDDQYGIRVLLHEVLDKEGYSIFQAPNGVTALQIVKDEKPDLVLLDMKIPGMDGLEILRHIRNIEPDTKVIMMTAYGELDLIKEATVLGAITHFTKPFDIDELREAVNQQLVS from the coding sequence ATGGGCAGCAAAGATCAAAAGGTATTGATCGTCGATGACCAATACGGTATACGCGTATTGTTGCATGAGGTTCTGGATAAAGAAGGATACTCTATTTTTCAAGCGCCAAACGGCGTAACCGCCCTGCAGATTGTTAAAGATGAAAAGCCAGATCTAGTCCTGCTCGATATGAAGATTCCAGGCATGGACGGTTTGGAGATTCTACGGCATATCCGCAATATTGAGCCGGATACGAAAGTGATCATGATGACCGCATATGGAGAGCTCGACCTGATCAAGGAAGCGACCGTGCTTGGCGCGATCACTCATTTCACCAAGCCGTTTGATATTGATGAACTGCGTGAAGCGGTCAATCAGCAACTGGTATCGTAA